The Podospora pseudopauciseta strain CBS 411.78 chromosome 2 map unlocalized CBS411.78m_2, whole genome shotgun sequence genome has a window encoding:
- a CDS encoding uncharacterized protein (COG:Q; EggNog:ENOG503NWVG), with translation MAVVTLLMSPWAPVGLVAFFFVYYLYPYFFTYRHLRRIPAPFPAQFTNWWLLLVARRGDRYLTVDQLHKKHGTVVRIQPNHVSINDDAAINIIYGHGNGFLKSDFYDAFVSIRRGLFNTRDRHEHTRKRKIVSHTFSVKSVAQFEPYIHSNLELFVKQLDNLVTRSPMKTAVLDCLNWFNYLAFDVIGDLAFGAPFGMLSSGADMAEVRSSPDSPPIYASAIEILNRRGEVSAALGILPSLKPYAKYFPDPFFTQGLAAVESLAGIAIARVKMRLENPPPEGRKDLLQRLVDARDEKGEPLGREELTAEALTQLIAGSDTTSNSSCALLYHAVRTPGVIPKLQAELDAAIPHSIDVPTFEMVRDLPYLSAVVNETLRHNSTSGIGLPRQIPLDSPGIHLNGHFFPGGTVLSVPTYSVHHSKEIWGEDANQFNPDRWFSLTQRQKNAFIPFSHGPRACVGRNVAEMEMKLIVATWARRYEVELRQEVMETKEGFLRKPLGLEVALKLRKGFTPLA, from the exons ATGGCTGTCGTCACCCTCCTCATGTCGCCTTGGGCGCCAGTAGGCCTGGTtgccttctttttcgtctATTATCTCTACCCATACTTCTTCACATACCGTCACCTCAGACGTATCCCAGCACCATTCCCGGCCCAGTTCACCAACTGGTGGTTACTTCTTGTTGCCCGTCGTGGCGACCGGTACTTGACCGTTGATCAACTTCACAAGAAGCACGGCACTGTTGTCCgcatccaacccaaccacgTCAGCATCAACGATGACgccgccatcaacatcatctaCGGTCACGGCAATGGTTTCCTCAAGTC CGACTTCTATGACGCCTTCGTCTCCATTCGCCGGGGTCTCTTCAACACCCGCGACCGTCACGAGCACACCCGCAAGCGCAAGATCGTCTCCCACACCTTCTCGGTCAAGTCGGTCGCCCAGTTCGAGCCCTACATTCACTCcaacctcgagctctttgTCAAGCAACTGGACAACCTCGTCACCCGCTCCCCGATGAAGACTGCCGTTCTCGACTGCCTCAACTGGTTCAACTACCTCGCCTTTGACGTCATCGGTGATCTCGCCTTTGGTGCCCCCTTCGGCATGCTCAGCTCCGGCGCCGACATGGCCGAAGTCCGCTCTTCCCCAGACAGCCCCCCGATCTACGCCTCCGCCATCGAGATCCTCAACCGCCGGGGTGAGGTCTCCGCTGCTCTGGGTATCCTTCCATCCCTGAAGCCTTACGCAAAGTACTTCCCCGACCCGTTCTTCACCCAGGGTCTCGCCGCGGTGGAGAGCCTGGCTGGTATCGCTATCGCCCGTGTGAAGATGAGACTTGAGAACCCACCCCCCGAGGGCCGCAAGGACCTCCTCCAGAGACTTGTCGATGCCAGAGACGAAAAGGGTGAACCGCTTGGAAGGGAGGAACTCACCGCCGAGGCCTTGACTCAGCTCATCGCCGGGTccgacaccacctccaactcctcctgcGCGCTTCTGTACCACGCCGTCCGCACCCCGGGCGTGATCCCCAAGCTCCAAGCTGAACTCGACGCCGCTATCCCCCACTCGATCGACGTCCCCACGTTTGAAATGGTCCGCGACCTGCCTTACCTCTCCGCTGTTGTCAACGAGACCCTCAGGCATAACTCGACCTCCGGAATTGGCCTCCCTCGTCAAATCCCGCTTGACTCCCCTGGCATTCACCTCAACGGGCACTTCTTCCCCGGTGGCACTGTTTTGTCGGTGCCGACGTATTCGGTTCATCATTCAAAGGAGATTTGGGGCGAGGACGCCAATCAGTTCAACCCGGATAGGTGGTTTAGCTTGACGCAACGGCAGAAAAATGCTTTTATTCCTTTTAGTCATGGGCCGAGGGCGTGTGTGGGGAGGAATGTggccgagatggagatgaagtTGATTGTGGCTACTTGGGCGAGGAGGTATGAGGTTGAGCTGAGGcaggaggtgatggagacgaAGGAGGGGTTTTTGAGGAAGCcgctggggttggaggttgcgTTGAAGCTTAGGAAGGGGTTCACGCCTTTGGCTtaa
- a CDS encoding uncharacterized protein (antiSMASH:Cluster_5; EggNog:ENOG503Q4X9; COG:Q), which produces MTRVDKLAGKKIAVIGGSSGIGYGAAEILLSAGAHITIISSTQEKVDRALSQLSSTAGGNVQGRVGNVRDEAAFTELLLSLAPLDHVIFSSVDKIIRGSLAEANLSDAAGLFGVKFWGSFVVAKAIAKHDIILPGGSLTLTSGAAALRPKKGATIGGALNGGLITATISLADELSGKRIRVNTVVPGLVKTPLLGKLGNSEEQQREIYEQAAGRLSVGFVASPEDVAEAYLYAVRADYANGSTIVIGEFHYLLS; this is translated from the exons ATGACCAGAGTAGACAAACTCGCCGGCAAGAAGATTGCCGTCATCGGTGGTTCATCCGG CATCGGCTACGGAGCAGCAGAgatcctcctctccgccggCGCCCACATAACCATCATATCATCCACCCAAGAAAAAGTCGACCGTGCCCTTTCCCAACTATCATCTACCGCTGGGGGCAACGTCCAAGGCAGAGTCGGCAACGTCCGCGACGAAGCCGCCTTCACTGAACtgcttctctctcttgcCCCCCTGGATCATGTCATCTTCTCCAGCGTCGATAAAATCATTCGTGGTAGCCTGGCCGAAGCTAACCTCTCCGACGCGGCGGGGTTGTTCGGGGTGAAGTTTTGGGGGAGCTTTGTTGTCGCAAAGG CCATCGCAAAACacgacatcatcctccctgGCGGCTCACTCACCCTCACCTCTGGCGCTGCTGCTCTACGTCCTAAGAAGGGAGCGACGATTGGGGGGGCGCTGAATGGGGGGTTGATTACCGCTACTATTTCTCTTGCTGATGAGCTTTCGGGGAAGAGGATCAGGGTGAATACTGTTGTCCCGGGGTTAGTCAAGACACCGCTTTTGGGGAAATTGGGGAATAGtgaggagcagcagagggAGATTTATGAGCAGGCGGCTGGGAGGTTGAGTGTGGGGTTTGTTGCTAGTCCCGAAGATGTTGCGGAGGCGTATCTTTATGCTGTGAGGGCGGATTATGCTAATGGGTCGACGATTGTTATTGGTGAGTTCCACTACCTATTGAGTTGA
- a CDS encoding uncharacterized protein (antiSMASH:Cluster_5; EggNog:ENOG503P2JY; COG:H) translates to MSAIQKNVEQTSESYSASFTQGHLALPPAKKYLVLTCMDARIDPARAFGIELGDAHVIRNAGASAVDALRSIVISEQLLGTNEIVLVKHTGCGMLTFKNEDAYGIVEKNLGEEAVAELTAKNLDFLPFPELEKAVEDDVAFLKASKLVPDSVTISGWIYEVESGKTRRVV, encoded by the exons ATGTCCGCCATCCAAAAGAACGTCGAGCAGACCTCCGAGTCGTACTCTGCCTCTTTTACCCAAGGGCACTTGGCTCTGCCCCCGGCGAAGAAATATCTTGTCTTGACTTGCATGGACGCGAGAATTGACCCTGCGAGGGCGTTTGGGattgagcttggtgatgcGCATGTTATCCGCAAT GCCGGCGCCAGCGCGGTCGACGCCCTCCGCTCCATCGTCATCTCGGAGCAGCTCCTCGGCACGAACGAGATTGTCCTTGTCAAGCACACTGGCTGTGGGATGCTGACGTTCAAGAATGAGGATGCTTATGGGATTGTTGAGAAGAATCTTGG TGAGGAAGCCGTGGCTGAACTCACGGCCAAGAACCTTGACTTTTTGCCTTTCCccgagctggagaaggcggTTGAGGACGATGTGGCTTTTTTGAAGGCGAGCAAGCTTGTGCCTGATAGCGTGACGATTAGTGGGTGGATTTATGAGGTTGAGAGTGGTAAGACGAGGAGGGTTGTTTAA
- a CDS encoding uncharacterized protein (antiSMASH:Cluster_5; EggNog:ENOG503NWMC; COG:U), with protein sequence MPSSFCTVSLRTCSGLGNAPFGVDQLWGQCDQGGAPTEPLPRAPAKRTKKKVTATFRRRFWSLPRCGNHRDKMLPSRGLLRSSPSLGLARKSSSSRISTRQFGTALRSNGSLPQTPRTVLSGSRIGGPAAFTAVRYASTQPAVAPTPAPAAAAAPVVDPIASPSVLSDIDTTPVSLSGSDLLNMPEQIGFLKNLGLDYGFGPTALMEWILEHTYIYTGLPWWASIGLVSLAIRAVLVKPMFTAAEMAQKLQDLKRDPKYEQLEKEVMSAFQGGQADQYAMLDKRNKMKAMRRAVGYKMLPASVPALVQIPVGFGMFRLIRGMADLPVPSMETGGALWFNDLTVSDPLFILPIVGAGLMIASMRVPLPYMASSQQGTMKIMTMVAAPITLGVSIFLPAGLQLYFAISTFLQFGQQWLTYQNWFRKIIGLRPVVFGGHHRTPIGGAYQAPRTLDTKGTVVPQKETLFESLKSTKAAAQQKLEQWQDNSTHKATFAKAQEYEAKRALEEKERLLARRNRKRARGQEE encoded by the exons ATGCCTTCCAGCTTCTGCACAGTTTCTCTTAGGACATGCTCTGGCCTTGGCAATGCGCCGTTCGGTGTTGATCAATTGTGGGGTCAGTGCGACCAGGGGGGGGCACCAACCGAACCTTTGCCGCGTGCGCCAGCGAAACgtaccaaaaaaaaagttacaGCGACTTTTAGAAGGCGATTCTGGAGTCTGCCTCGTTGCGGAAACCACCGAGACAAAATGCTCCCAAGTAGAGGTTTACTGAGGTCAAGCCCCTCGCTGGGCCTTGCCAGAAAG TCGTCGTCCTCCCGAATCTCAACACGACAGTTCGGCACCGCTCTGCGTAGCAATGGATCCCTTCCTCAGACTCCTCGCACCGTCCTCTCTGGGAGCAGGATAGGTGGTCCCGCTGCCTTCACAGCCGTGCGGTATGCCTCAACTCAACCGGCCGTcgccccaacccccgcccccgccgctgccgctgctccAGTGGTGGATCCGATCGCGAGCCCTTCTGTCCTGTCGGATAtcgacaccacccccgtATCCCTCTCCGGAAgcgacctcctcaacatgCCTGAGCAAATCGGCTTTCTCAAGAACTTGGGTCTAGACTACGGTTTCGGCCCGACAGCCCTCATGGAATGGATCCTCGAGCACACGTACATCTACACGGGCCTCCCGTGGTGGGCGTCGATCGGTCTTGTCTCGCTTGCCATCAGGGCGGTTCTTGTCAAGCCTATGTTTACGGCTGCGGAAATGGCGCAGAAGCTGCAGGATCTGAAGAGGGATCCCAAGTATGagcagctggagaaggaggtcaTGTCGGCTTTTCAGGGGGGCCAGGCGGATCAGTATGCCATGTTGGATAAGAGGAATAAGATGAAGGCAATGAGACGGGCGGTGGGGTACAAGATGCTGCCTGCGAGTGTTCCGGCCTTGGTGCAGATTCCCGTGGGCTTTGGGATGTTTAGGTTGATCAGGGGAATGGCTGATTTGCCGGTGCCGTCGATGGAGACGGGGGGGGCGTTGTGGTTTAATGATTTGACCGTGTCGGATCCGTTGTTTATTTTGCCGATTGTGGGTGCTGGGTTGATGATTGCTAGTATGAGG GTACCACTCCCGTACATGGCCTCCTCGCAGCAAGGAACCATGAAGATCATGACCATGGTCGCAGCGCCAATCACCCTCGGTGTGAGCATTTTCTTGCCCGCCGGTCTCCAACTCTACTTTGCGATCTCTACTTTCCTGCAGTTTGGACAGCAGTGGCTCACGTATCAGAACTGGTTCCGCAAGATAATCGGTTTGAGACCAGTGGTCTTTGGGGGCCACCATAGGACCCCTATTGGCGGAGCGTACCAGGCCCCGAGAACTCTGGATACCAAGGGGACCGTGGTGCCACAAAAGGAGACCCTTTTTGAGAGCTTGAAGTCGACCAAGGCGGCTGCGCAGCAGAAGCTTGAGCAATGGCAGGATAACTCTACTCACAAGGCTACGTTTGCCAAGGCGCAGGAGTATGAGGCGAAGAGGGctctggaggagaaggaaaggctgttggcgaggaggaataGGAAAAGGGCGAGGGGCCAGGAGGAATGA
- a CDS encoding uncharacterized protein (antiSMASH:Cluster_5; COG:U; EggNog:ENOG503P53A): protein MASEEPPNPMAESGVTIRSDSEQYSSPGELSTSPPSSSSPAVILYQPPTFWSILRGAAINLFLPFVNGMMLGFGELFAHEAAFRLGWSNTRIFPLTRRQAHPIGPGIEAVEKPRRRELDDLTSLE from the exons ATGGCTTCTGAAgaacccccaaaccccatgGCCGAGTCCGGTGTCACGATCCGCTCCGACAGCGAGCAGTATTCCTCCCCAGGGGAGCTGTCTACgtcaccaccctcgtcgtcgtccccCGCCGTCATCCTCTACCAGCCCCCCACCTTCTGGTCTATCCTCCGCGGTGCTGCCATCAACCTGTTTCTTCCTTTCGTTAATGGCATGATGCTTGGGTTTGGCGAGCTGTTTGCTCATGAGGCGGCTTTCAGGTTGGGATGGAGCAACACAAGG ATATTCCCTCTTACTAGAAGACAAGCGCATCCGATTGGGCCAGGTATCGAAGCGGTCGAGAAGCCGAGGCGGAGGGAACTTGACGACCTGACGAGCTTGGAGTGA
- the SHP1 gene encoding protein phosphatase regulator (EggNog:ENOG503NW1D; BUSCO:EOG0926423H; COG:Y; antiSMASH:Cluster_5) → MADQDHDTLISNFCDLTGASTDQATEYLTATNWDVNTAAAAFYGDLDENEQGPSSTSAATATTTDAEYTGPRTLDGRPAPEYAGTSSSTSKKPVKRRGLATLSSIGGGRNQEDDDDDDDESDDDNRRGPRDLFAGGEKSGLAVQDPAQRSSDPRKLINDIVAKARANATESNPASSPAAGPSSSRFSGSGQTLGGDGVESRTIPSSRAAGAVPEGPAQERILHIWRDGFSIDDGELRRFDDPQNRSDLDMIRNGRAPIHLMNVRMDQRVDVKLQQHDENYRPLPKIYRPFGGEGRRLGSPVPGEVTPTLSPPAATTTQPQASQALSTGVDESQPTLMLRIQLPDGTRMPARFNPTQTVGDVYNFIGRSSSSLSARPWVLSTTFPNKDHEDKGLVLGDMPEFKKGGAAVVKWK, encoded by the exons ATGGCGGATCAAGACCATGACACGCTGATCAGCAACTTCTGCGACTTGACAGGCGCCTCGACCGACCAA GCCACAGAATACTTGACAGCGACCAATTGGGATgtcaacaccgccgccgccgccttctaCGGCGATCTTGACGAAAACGAGCAAGGCCCCTCTTCCACCAGCGCCGCCACTGCCACCACTACCGACGCCGAGTACACCGGTCCACGAACATTGGATGGCCGACCGGCACCTGAGTATGCTGGTACATCCTCTTCGACCTCAAAGAAGCCCGTCAAGCGTCGCGGCCTCGCGACTCTGAGCTCCATAGGCGGCGGTCGCAACCaagaagacgacgatgacgacgatgacgagagcGATGATGACAACCGCCGGGGACCCAGGGATTTGTTCGCAGGCGGCGAGAAGTCGGGACTCGCTGTTCAAGATCCTGCTCAGCGGTCCAGCGATCCGAGAAAATTGATCAACGATATCGTTGCCAAAGCCAGAGC CAATGCCACCGAGAGTAATCCCGCATCTTCCCCCGCTGCAGGCCCCTCATCGAGTCGCTTCAGTGGCTCTGGTCAGACATTGGGCGGAGATGGCGTAGAGAGTCGCACTATTCCTAGCTCCAGAGCTGCTGGGGCCGTTCCCGAAGGGCCTGCGCAGGAACGGATTCTCCATATCTGGCGTGACGGCTTTAGcattgatgatggggagcttCGTCGTTTTGACGACCCTCAGAACAGGAGCGACTTGGATATGATCCGCAATGGACGGGCGCCAATCCATCTCATGAATGTCCGCATGGACCAACGGGTCGATGTCAAGCTCCAACAACACGACGAGAACTACCGCCCTCTGCCCAAGATCTATCGACCCTTCGGTGGTGAGGGCCGTCGATTGGGTAGCCCTGTGCCCGGTGAGGTAAcaccaaccctctcccctccgGCCGCAACTACGACACAGCCTCAGGCCAGCCAGGCCCTGAGCACCGGAGTGGATGAGTCGCAGCCGACCTTGATGCTGCGCATTCAGCTTCCCGACGGAACCCGCATGCCAGCCCGATTCAACCCCACGCAGACAGTCGGCGATGTCTACAACTTCATTGGACGCTCGTCTTCCTCGCTTTCAGCCCGTCCGTGGGTTCTCTCCACCACATTCCCCAACAAGGACCACGAAGACAAGGGCTTGGTGTTGGGTGATATGCCCGAGTTTAAGaagggtggtgctgctgtcgtCAAGTGGAAATAG
- the GTR1 gene encoding GTP-binding protein gtr1 (antiSMASH:Cluster_5; EggNog:ENOG503NWKP; COG:U; BUSCO:EOG09264IV9): MSGLETTTGGGGTAGVTDGSSGGGGIPKTQTQLKKVKKQKVLLMGKSGSGKSSMRSIIFSNYLARDTRRLGATIDIDLSHVKFLGNLTLNLWDCGGQEAFMENYLSQQRAHVFSNVGVLIYIFDIESRDVERDLATYVNIISALVQYSREAQIFVLIHKMDLIPPQMREEVFVQRAALVRKKTSEAVAIIRKGSLAQHSPSPTALTPTHPADDLEPEMQLFATSIWDQSLYKAWASIIHDLVPNLAVIEAQLASLGVAIEADEILLFERTSFLVVSKWASHEGDKNPYGDRFERMSNILKSWKHTCSKFTGTPRNAEQFSEFEYKMGSHFSMFVTKFTANTYILVCMPPGEARFNSAKLNVTAARSWFRFLDGPGPGAAAPAAAVPAAAVTGGGPVQQSPYRAVAGSYYPGA, encoded by the exons ATGTCAGGCCTGGAGACGACAACAGGGGGCGGTGGCACCGCGGGGGTGACAGATGGCTCatcagggggagggggaattCCAAAAACACAAACTCAGCTCAAAAAAgtcaagaagcaaaaggtcCTCCTCATGGGCAAAAGCGGCTCCGGAAAATCCAGTATGAGAAgcatcatcttctccaaTTACCTCGCCCGCGATACCCGCCGATT AGGTGCAACAATAGACATCGACCTCTCCCACGTCAAATTCCTCGgcaacctcaccctcaacctctgGGACTGCGGCGGACAAGAAGCCTTTATGGAAAACTACCTTTCCCAGCAGCGCGCCCACGTCTTCTCCAACGTCGGCGTCCTCATCTACATCTTCGACATTGAATCCCGAGACGTAGAGCGCGACCTCGCAACCTACGTCAACATCATCTCGGCACTGGTCCAATACTCCCGCGAAGCCCAAATCTTTGTCCTAATCCACAAAATGgacctcatccccccccaaaTGAGAGAAGAAGTCTTCGTCCAACGAGCCGCCCTCGTCCGGAAAAAAACCTCGGAGGCAGTCGCGATAATCAGAAAAGGCTCCCTCGCCCaacactccccctccccaaccgcccTCACCCCTACCCACCCAGCCGACGACCTCGAGCCAGAAATGCAGCTCTTTGCAACCTCCATCTGGGACCAGTCCCTCTACAAGGCCTGGGCGTCTATCATCCACGACCTCGTCCCGAACCTGGCCGTCATTGAAGCCCAGCTCGCCTCCCTCGGCGTCGCCATCGAAGCCGACGAGATCCTCCTGTTCGAGCGGACTTCGTTTCTTGTCGTGTCAAAGTGGGCCTCCCACGAGGGGGATAAGAACCCCTACGGCGACCGCTTCGAGCGCATGTCGAATATCCTCAAGTCGTGGAAGCACACCTGCAGCAAGTTCACGGGCACGCCGCGCAACGCCGAGCAGTTCTCCGAGTTTGAGTACAAGATGGGGAGCCACTTTAGCATGTTTGTCACCAAGTTTACCGCCAACACGTACATCTTGGTGTGTATGCCGCcgggggaggcgaggttCAACAGCGCAAAGTTGAATGTGACGGCAGCAAGGTCGTGGTTCAGGTTTTTGGATGGGCCAGGCCCGGGGGCGGCTGctcccgctgctgctgttcccgctgctgctgttacGGGCGGGGGGCCGGTACAGCAGAGTCCGTATAGGGCTGTTGCGGGGAGTTATTACCCAGGAGCGTGA
- a CDS encoding uncharacterized protein (antiSMASH:Cluster_5; EggNog:ENOG503Q1WM; CAZy:AA11; COG:S): MMPQLLYPGLTSLLFLLFALQISAHMMISSPPPLGSSSNPNLRSSDIDYNLKDPLSPSGLTYPCGPNFDLYSVSPQSNPVATWAAGSSQSFTLDGGASHNGGSCQASLSIDGGKSFKVLRSYEGGCPLKRNYQFSIPADVPATKKAVFAWTWFNQIGNREMYMNCAVVDITPGSGGKGGWAKKPEVFKANIGNGCTTVERFDVEFPNPGDEVARGGEGNFASPVGDCGTVNRGADSGAGEGSDSPPAGDSPGSSTTDPTRPSQPNSGAVPTTSACGTKTVTAKPEGTIVFTRTFTVTW, translated from the exons ATGATGCCCCAGCTCCTCTACCCAGGCCTCAccagcctcctcttcctcctctttgccCTTCAGATCTCAGCCCACATGATGatctcctcaccaccacccctcggCTCATCAAGCAACCCTAACCTCCGCTCTTCCGATATCGATTACAACCTGAAggaccccctctccccatccggCCTAACCTACCCCTGCGGCCCAAATTTCGACCTCTACTCCGTCTCCCCACAAAGCAACCCCGTCGCAACTTGGGCAGCTGGTTCCAGCCAATCCTTCACCCTGGACGGCGGCGCCTCCCACAACGGCGGTTCCTGCCaggcctccctctccatcgaCGGTGGTAAATCGTTCAAAGTCCTTCGCAGCTACGAAGGCGGCTGCCCACTCAAAAGGAACTACCAGTTCAGCATCCCAGCTGACGTTCCGGCAACAAAGAAAGCGGTCTTTGCGTGGACCTGGTTCAACCAGATTGGGAATAGGGAGATGTACATGAACTGCGCCGTTGTCGACATCACACCCGGGTCAGGCGGAAAAGGCGGATGGGCCAAGAAGCCAGAGGTGTTCAAGGCAAATATTGGGAACGGGTGTACCACGGTCGAGAGATTCGACGTCGAGTTTCCCAACCCGGGGGATGAAGTTGCTAggggtggggaagggaaTTTTGCGAGCCCGGTGGGGGATTGTGGGACGGTGAATCGGGGGGCGGACTCAGGTGCGGGAGAAGGCAGTG ACTCGCCGCCAGCAGGGGACTCGCCTGGCTCAAGCACAACTGATCCGACTAGGCCATCTCAGCCCAACTCAGGAG CGGTACCTACTACCTCTGCTTGTGGCACAAAAACCGTCACGGCGAAGCCAGAGGGGACAATCGTCTTCACGCGGACATTCACCGTCACTTGGTGA